A section of the Malus sylvestris chromosome 17, drMalSylv7.2, whole genome shotgun sequence genome encodes:
- the LOC126612347 gene encoding endoglucanase 11-like, translating to MEEKKTQRQHHHLLLLLLTFNIFTTARAFNYSDALTKSLLYFESQRSGRLPYNQRVTWRDHSGLTDGLEQGVDLVGGYYDAGDHVKFGLPMAFTVTMLSWSVIEYRQQIAAAGELEHAMEAIKWGTDYFIKAHTSPNVLWAEVGDGDTDHYCWQRPEDMTTSRQAYKIDEKNPGSDLAGETAAAMAAAALVFKKSNPHYSHLLLHHGQQLFEFGDKYREKYDGSLGVVKSYYASVSGFKDELLWAALWLYKATDNEEYLKYVINKAHSFGGIGWAITEFSWDVKYAGLQLLASKLLLEEKHMKHSHILELYKSKADYYMCSCLNKNTATKNVERTPAGLLYVRQWNNMQYVSTASFLLTVYSDFLETSNQKLSCHGGTAGHEEVLSFAKSQIDYILGSNPLNMSYLVGYGPKYPRRVHHRGASVESYRENKGFIGCTQGYDNWYGREEPNPNVLVGALVGGPDCKDNFVDRRDNYMQTEACTYNTAPLVGVFAKFSELEVQKNVDQGQTLDLVASY from the exons ATGGAGGAGAAGAAGACACAACGGCagcatcatcatcttcttcttcttctactcaCCTTCAACATTTTCACCACCGCCAGAGCTTTCAATTACAGTGATGCCCTCACAAAGAGTCTCCTCTACTTCGAATCGCAACGCTCCGGCCGCCTCCCGTACAACCAGAGAGTCACCTGGCGTGACCATTCCGGCCTCACCGATGGCCTAGAGCAAGGG GTGGACTTGGTAGGAGGATATTACGATGCCGGCGACCACGTCAAGTTCGGACTGCCGATGGCATTTACAGTGACGATGCTGTCGTGGAGTGTTATAGAATACCGGCAGCAAATTGCGGCCGCCGGAGAATTGGAACATGCAATGGAGGCGATCAAATGGGGGACTGATTATTTCATCAAAGCTCACACTAGTCCCAATGTGTTATGGGCAGAG GTGGGTGATGGGGACACTGATCATTACTGCTGGCAACGGCCGGAGGACATGACCACATCAAGGCAAGCTTACAAGATAGATGAGAAAAATCCCGGGTCGGATCTTGCCGGAGAGACCGCTGCTGCAATGGCGGCCGCGGCCTTAGTGTTCAAGAAAAGTAACCCACATTACTCTCACCTCCTCCTACACCATGGCCAGCAG TTGTTTGAGTTTGGGGACAAGTATAGGGAGAAGTACGATGGGAGCTTGGGAGTGGTGAAGAGCTACTATGCGTCGGTGAGTGGGTTTAAGGACGAGTTGTTGTGGGCAGCTTTGTGGCTATACAAAGCCACCGACAATGAGGAGTATTTGAAGTATGTAATTAACAAGGCTCATAGCTTTGGTGGCATTGGTTGGGCAATTACAGAGTTCAGTTGGGACGTTAAGTACGCTGGCCTTCAACTCCTTGCGTCAAAG ttgcttttagaagaaaaacacatgaaacactCTCACATACTAGAGTTGTATAAATCAAAAGCAGACTACTACATGTGCTCATGCCTAAACAAAAATACTGCCACCAAAAACGTGGAACGCACACCGGCAGGCCTACTGTACGTAAGGCAATGGAACAACATGCAGTACGTTTCAACAGCTTCGTTCCTCCTAACAGTCTACTCAGACTTCCTCGAAACCTCGAACCAAAAGCTCAGCTGCCATGGTGGAACGGCAGGCCATGAAGAAGTCCTCAGCTTTGCTAAATCGCAGATAGATTATATTTTGGGCTCCAACCCTTTGAACATGAGCTACTTGGTGGGATATGGACCAAAATACCCTCGGAGGGTGCACCACAGAGGAGCGTCCGTGGAATCATATCGGGAGAACAAAGGGTTCATTGGGTGCACACAAGGGTATGATAATTGGTACGGCAGGGAGGAGCCAAACCCTAATGTTTTGGTCGGGGCTTTGGTTGGAGGGCCTGATTGCAAAGATAATTTTGTGGACAGGAGGGATAATTACATGCAGACTGAGGCCTGCACTTACAATACAGCACCATTAGTGGGGGTTTTTGCAAAGTTTTCAGAATTGGAGGTCCAAAAGAATGTGGATCAGGGGCAAACTTTGGATTTGGTTGCTTCTTATTAG